A section of the Amblyomma americanum isolate KBUSLIRL-KWMA chromosome 2, ASM5285725v1, whole genome shotgun sequence genome encodes:
- the LOC144119674 gene encoding uncharacterized protein LOC144119674: protein MGGNLYGGGNTVAVAEFNFFTDLEAATVVLQKAVCPMTIILEAVLQGTVSCEAYCSVGSKTGRIRNFLRDITPHETRSCPNGVEGPGVVVGDFVAVLAAAVPESIVEVHRVEVALAGQYTLRQLVHTWEPKCFPT from the exons ATGGGTGGAAACCTTTATG GCGGGGGCAACACTGTGGCGGTTGCAGAATTCAACTTCTTCACAGACCTCGAAGCCGCGACGGTGGTTCTGCAAAAGGCCGTCTGTCCCATGACGATCATCCTGGAGGCAGTCCTTCAGGGGACAGTGTCATGT GAGGCCTACTGTAGCGTCGGTAGCAAAACTGGTCGTATCAGGAATTTTCTGCGCGACATCACCCCCCATGAGACACGAAGCTGCCCGAACGGAGTCGAAGGCCCTGGAGTCGTCGTGGGGGACTTCGTAGCAGTTCTCGCCGCAGCTGTTCCCGAGAGCATCGTGGAGGTGCACCGGGTGGAAGTCGCGCTGGCCGGCCAGTACACCCTGAGACAGCTGGTGCACACGTGGGAGCCCAAATGCTTCCCCACGTGA
- the LOC144118538 gene encoding uncharacterized protein LOC144118538 isoform X1, with translation MGYLQQSQDESNGEHCFGRSCSGGDAEADMPCSEEQPVLLIDTDVGVDDALALMLALSTPCKILAITCVSGNVELPYVYSNVLRLLHLCGRLEVPVYQGCQRPLVAAPMNAAIIHGQDGLGGVADRFPLPDDKAFERRSEHASQALVTLARKHAGAVTLVALGPLTNLAVAARLDPDFFSNFKQIVIMGGTCDGIGNVTASGEFNFVCDPEATRVVLTEASDKIQLVPYETCIRHSLDWTWYSSWLAIDTPKSRMVRDICGDVSRRMRDVLKLPGFYSCDLLAMATVLNPAVVLKTEMYPAWLELHGTSTRGTLIVDKRPGLKGNKPSILFVLQLDTDALKEMYTRMLR, from the exons ATGGGATACCTACAACAAAGCCAAGACGAGAGCAATGGAGAGCACT GCTTCGGGCGCAGCTGCAGCGGTGGCGATGCAGAAGCGGACATGCCCTGCAGCGAGGAACAGCCAGTCTTGCTCATTGACACAGACGTTGGCGTGGACGATGCGCTCGCACTCATGCTGGCCCTCTCAACCCC GTGTAAGATACTGGCCATCACCTGCGTGTCTGGAAACGTGGAACTGCCATACGTCTACTCCAATGTTCTCCGGTTACTCCACCTCTGCGGTAGACTCGAG GTTCCGGTGTACCAAGGCTGCCAGCGGCCTCTGGTGGCGGCGCCGATGAACGCGGCCATCATCCACGGCCAGGACGGCCTGGGCGGCGTGGCCGACCGCTTCCCGCTGCCCGACGACAAGGCGTTCGAGCGACGCAGCGAGCACGCTTCGCAGGCGCTCGTCACGCTAGCGCGCAAGCACGCCGGCGCCGTCACGCTCGTGGCGTTGGGTCCGCTCACCAACCTGGCCGTGGCCGCGCGCCTGGACCCCGACTTCTTCTCCAACTTCAAGCAAATCGTCATCATGGGTGGCACGTGCGACG GCATCGGCAACGTGACCGCATCTGGCGAGTTCAACTTTGTGTGCGACCCCGAGGCCACCAGAGTGGTGCTGACCGAAGCCAGTGACAAGATCCAGCTCGTACCATACGAAACCTGCATCAGGCACTCTCTCGACTGG ACGTGGTACTCCAGTTGGCTGGCCATTGACACCCCCAAGAGCCGGATGGTGCGCGACATCTGTGGGGACGTGAGTCGGCGCATGCGCGATGTACTCAAGCTGCCCGGCTTCTACTCCTGCGACCTGCTGGCCATGGCCACCGTCCTGAACCCGGCCGTGGTGCTCAAGACCGAGATGTACCCGGCCTGGCTCGAGCTGCACGGCACGAGCACGCGAGGCACTCTGATCGTCGACAAGAGGCCCGGCCTGAAGGGAAACAAGCCCAGCATCCTGTTCGTACTGCAACTGGACACCGACGCGCTCAAGGAGATGTACACCAGGATGCTGCGCTGA
- the LOC144118538 gene encoding uncharacterized protein LOC144118538 isoform X2 — MPCSEEQPVLLIDTDVGVDDALALMLALSTPCKILAITCVSGNVELPYVYSNVLRLLHLCGRLEVPVYQGCQRPLVAAPMNAAIIHGQDGLGGVADRFPLPDDKAFERRSEHASQALVTLARKHAGAVTLVALGPLTNLAVAARLDPDFFSNFKQIVIMGGTCDGIGNVTASGEFNFVCDPEATRVVLTEASDKIQLVPYETCIRHSLDWTWYSSWLAIDTPKSRMVRDICGDVSRRMRDVLKLPGFYSCDLLAMATVLNPAVVLKTEMYPAWLELHGTSTRGTLIVDKRPGLKGNKPSILFVLQLDTDALKEMYTRMLR; from the exons ATGCCCTGCAGCGAGGAACAGCCAGTCTTGCTCATTGACACAGACGTTGGCGTGGACGATGCGCTCGCACTCATGCTGGCCCTCTCAACCCC GTGTAAGATACTGGCCATCACCTGCGTGTCTGGAAACGTGGAACTGCCATACGTCTACTCCAATGTTCTCCGGTTACTCCACCTCTGCGGTAGACTCGAG GTTCCGGTGTACCAAGGCTGCCAGCGGCCTCTGGTGGCGGCGCCGATGAACGCGGCCATCATCCACGGCCAGGACGGCCTGGGCGGCGTGGCCGACCGCTTCCCGCTGCCCGACGACAAGGCGTTCGAGCGACGCAGCGAGCACGCTTCGCAGGCGCTCGTCACGCTAGCGCGCAAGCACGCCGGCGCCGTCACGCTCGTGGCGTTGGGTCCGCTCACCAACCTGGCCGTGGCCGCGCGCCTGGACCCCGACTTCTTCTCCAACTTCAAGCAAATCGTCATCATGGGTGGCACGTGCGACG GCATCGGCAACGTGACCGCATCTGGCGAGTTCAACTTTGTGTGCGACCCCGAGGCCACCAGAGTGGTGCTGACCGAAGCCAGTGACAAGATCCAGCTCGTACCATACGAAACCTGCATCAGGCACTCTCTCGACTGG ACGTGGTACTCCAGTTGGCTGGCCATTGACACCCCCAAGAGCCGGATGGTGCGCGACATCTGTGGGGACGTGAGTCGGCGCATGCGCGATGTACTCAAGCTGCCCGGCTTCTACTCCTGCGACCTGCTGGCCATGGCCACCGTCCTGAACCCGGCCGTGGTGCTCAAGACCGAGATGTACCCGGCCTGGCTCGAGCTGCACGGCACGAGCACGCGAGGCACTCTGATCGTCGACAAGAGGCCCGGCCTGAAGGGAAACAAGCCCAGCATCCTGTTCGTACTGCAACTGGACACCGACGCGCTCAAGGAGATGTACACCAGGATGCTGCGCTGA